The Desulfuromonadales bacterium sequence GAGCAGATGGAGAAGCCGGATGTAGAGAGCATCGAGGGTCTCTCGCCGGCCATTTCCATCGAGCAGAAAACAACCTCGAAGAACCCCCGCTCGACAGTCGGTACCGTCACCGAGATCTACGATTATCTGCGTCTGCTCTTCGCCCGCGTCGGCCGGGTGCACTGCCACCAGTGCGGCCGCGAAATCGCCTCGCAGACGGTGGAGCAGATGGTCGACCGGATCCTGGCCATGCCGGAGAAAACCAAACTCCTGTTGCTGGCCCCCATCGTCCGCGGCCGCAAGGGGGAATACCGCAAGGAACTCAAGCAGCTGCAGGCCGACGGATTCGTCCGGGTGCGCATTGACGGCGAGCTGTACGAGCTGGCCGAGACGCCCGTTCTCGACAAGAACAAAAAGCACACCATCGAGGTAGTGGTTGACCGCGTGGTGGTCAAGGACGGTATCCAGAGCCGGCTGGCCGACTCGCTGGAGACGGCGCTCAAGCTCGCCGACGGCATCGTCCGGGTGGAGGAGCCCGGCGGGACGAGCCAGCTCTTCTCGGAGCAGCACGCCTGCATCGAGTGCGGCGTCTCCTACCCCGAGATCACCCCGCGCATGTTCTCCTTCAACAACCCCTACGGCGCCTGCCCCGACTGCTCGGGGCTGGGCACCCGCATGTACTTCGACCCCGAGCAGGTTGTGCCCAACCCTGCCCTCTCCCTGCGCGAGGGGGCAATCGTCCCCTGGGAGACCAAGGCCGGCGGCGGCTACTATTTCCAGCTGGTCGAGGCCCTCTCCGACCACTTCGGTTTCGACATCCATACCCCTTTCGGCCGGCTGCCGGAAAAAGTCCGCAAGGTTCTGCTGCACGGCTCGGGCGAGGAGCCGGTGCGTTTCTTCTTCGATCAAGGGGGGCGCCGGCACTTCTACGAGAAGCCCTTCGAGGGAGTGATTCCCAACCTCGAGCGGCGGTTCCGGGAGACTGACTCGGAAACGGTGCGGGAGAACCTCGAGCGCTTCATGAATGTCATGCCCTGCCCCACCTGTGAAGGGGCGCGCCTGCGGCGCGAGTCGCTCTTCGTGCGGGTCGGCGCCAGGAGCATCCGCGAGGTTACCGCCTTTTCCATCGCCGAGGCGCAGGCGTTTTTTGAGACTTTAGAGCTGCCGGCGAAGGAGGCGGAGATCGCCCGGCGCGTGCTCAAAGAGATCCGCGAGCGCCTCTCCTTTCTCTCCCACGTCGGCCTTGACTACCTCTCCCTCGACCGCACAGCCGGGACCCTCTCCGGCGGCGAGGGACAGCGCATCCGTCTCGCCACCCAGGTCGGCTCCTCGCTGGTCGGGGTTCTCTACATTCTCGACGAGCCCTCCATCGGCCTGCACCAGCGGGACAACCGGCGGCTGCTGGAAACCCTCAAGCGACTGCGCGACCTTGGCAACACGGTGCTGGTGGTGGAGCACGACGAGGAGACAATCCTCGAGGCCGACCATGTGATCGACATGGGGCCGGGAGCGGGGGTGCACGGCGGCGAGGTGGTGGCCCAGGGGACGCCGCAGGAGATTCTCGCCAATCCTGCCTCGCTGACCGGCCAGTACCTCTCCGGGGCCCTCGTCATTCCGCTGCCGAAAGAGCGGCGCACGAGCGAACGCTTCCTGACCATCCGCGGGGCGCGGGAGAACAACCTCAAGGGGGTCGAGGCGCGCATTCCGCTGGGGGTGATGACCTGCGTCACCGGGGTGTCGGGTTCGGGCAAGTCAACCCTGGTCATCGACACCCTCTTCCGCGCCCTGGCCCAGCACCTCTACCGCGCCAGGGAGAAGGCCGGCAAGGTCGACGAGCTGCTCGGCCTGGAGTTCCTCGACAAGGTCATTGACATCGACCAGTCCCCCATCGGCCGCACGCCGCGT is a genomic window containing:
- the uvrA gene encoding excinuclease ABC subunit UvrA — translated: MPDKIIIKGACEHNLKCIDVEIPREKLVVITGVSGSGKSTLAFDTLYAEGQRRYVESLSAYARQFLEQMEKPDVESIEGLSPAISIEQKTTSKNPRSTVGTVTEIYDYLRLLFARVGRVHCHQCGREIASQTVEQMVDRILAMPEKTKLLLLAPIVRGRKGEYRKELKQLQADGFVRVRIDGELYELAETPVLDKNKKHTIEVVVDRVVVKDGIQSRLADSLETALKLADGIVRVEEPGGTSQLFSEQHACIECGVSYPEITPRMFSFNNPYGACPDCSGLGTRMYFDPEQVVPNPALSLREGAIVPWETKAGGGYYFQLVEALSDHFGFDIHTPFGRLPEKVRKVLLHGSGEEPVRFFFDQGGRRHFYEKPFEGVIPNLERRFRETDSETVRENLERFMNVMPCPTCEGARLRRESLFVRVGARSIREVTAFSIAEAQAFFETLELPAKEAEIARRVLKEIRERLSFLSHVGLDYLSLDRTAGTLSGGEGQRIRLATQVGSSLVGVLYILDEPSIGLHQRDNRRLLETLKRLRDLGNTVLVVEHDEETILEADHVIDMGPGAGVHGGEVVAQGTPQEILANPASLTGQYLSGALVIPLPKERRTSERFLTIRGARENNLKGVEARIPLGVMTCVTGVSGSGKSTLVIDTLFRALAQHLYRAREKAGKVDELLGLEFLDKVIDIDQSPIGRTPRSNPATYTGIFTEVRDLFAQLAEAKVRGYKPGRFSFNVKGGRCEACQGDGIIKIEMHFLPDVFVTCEVCKGARYNRETLEVKYKGKSIAEVLDMTVNQAARFLENIPRLKGKLETLRDVGLGYIKLGQSATTLSGGEAQRVKLARELGKRATGRTIYILDEPTTGLHFADIQKLLDVLQQLVETGNTVVIIEHNLDVIKMADYVIDLGPEGGTLGGEIVACGTPEEVARCSRSHTGRYLRPYLDL